The following nucleotide sequence is from Helianthus annuus cultivar XRQ/B unplaced genomic scaffold, HanXRQr2.0-SUNRISE HanXRQChr00c067, whole genome shotgun sequence.
tttttagttcgggaaattcggtactcctaaccaataccatttgctcatccctgatcacgggtaccgtacAAACACCAACGATATCCTACAACtttttttattgattttcttcaacttttagtGTTTTCGTTTTTTTAGTTTAAGGgcagggatgagctcggtgccaaccgatactaaattggtactggtaccgaaaataccggttacggtacaggtatatgaaggtaaaaactggTAGcaaaccggtaccaggaacgccaaaagttgcTACCGAATTGACTTAAAATATTTCGAtttgggaaattcggtaccggtacccaataccatttgcttatctctgaccacgggtgtcatacgaacaacatcattaccataaaacattttttgttgattttctttcggttatcttatactgttttttttctacattttctttttattcttgtcagcggttCTACGCGTAATGcactcgtagtgatttcaaaacacatgtaaacacagactaaatgaCAAAGAAGTTCGCCGCAATGCGGCCATAGtcataataattatataaatgaTAACGTTGGGCTCATCCAGGGGTATAATCGAGCCTAGCGGCGGAGTTTGAACGAAAACTCGATGGGGGTCTGATTCTTAAAATCCAAATCAGTGGGGGCCAGCCTcttaaaaatacaatattttacactacaaaaatattttttttgaaaatttttgataaAATATAACACTACGAGTAAAAAACGGCGAAGACTTGTTTAATTTATGAAAGTTCTAATACAAGGTTGGTTTTCTTCGAGTTCTACTATAAAAGCTTGAGCTCATTTACTTATCGGTTATTAATTAATTcttataaatttataaatattttaatatatatttataactagCAAAAACACCCACGCGCGTTGCGTTGCGGCCACATTGcaaacatcgaatggattagttcaaatgttatgtgaggcgttaaccatatgaaaacgggTGTTTCGACGTATCCGATCGAACttaatgtaacctatataagcattgcgattggatcaaaacacaaagtaaatcaaatttatatcgtgcaatcataacgtattatatgtgacccgactCATAGATAGACAAATGTAACGGGTATAGCGGAAAAACGGATACATATACtcaaaagagattaattagagcttttgaaaaaaaggaaaaaaagaaaccacaatttgactccactcggttcgcAACAAATTTACGAAACATTCgtaaaataaacatgaaaacatattatatttgacctgattcgttttacaaaaaaatttacgtcgaaacatacACCATCTCGAATTTATactaaaacatacataaaaatatgcatgtaaaaaatgttttttaaacgtattatatttgacctgactcatttcaaaaaaaaagtttacgtcaaaatgtagagcaaatcgaattcataccaacacatacataaaaatatgtacgtaaaaatagtttttatgaaaacaaaggaagtataggggtaaactcgaaacaaattattagtaaaaaaCATACGAGGTTAAATACATTTGTAAAATCGTGCCAAGTAGTACCACTGCCAGCGACCACCAACATTGGaagtgtaacgccctgctttttcgtaactttccttaattagaaaacGTGTcgtgtatttctatttttggaagcttgTTCCTTTTGTATTTCGTATTTAGTTTCGAACcgttgtaaatccgagacttcgatcgtaatgaaaTTCTCTTTTTTATACATACTTATACGTGTTGCAATACTTGGGTTATACGTTAACAATCTCGAATGCACACGTGCAACCGATACTCGACATCCTGGTATTACATACGTGGTTAAAttttgttaataataataataataataataataatgataataataataataataataatcctaataatataataataataaaataacataATAATAGTATTATGAACATCAACGTAAAGGTTGAATGTTCTTATGTTCCAAAAGTTATTTttgtccaaaaaaaaaaaacataaaaggaCAATTGTTGTTGGACTATTGTATTGTCCGATCGCAGCTTCAAAGATGCCAAAAATCCCCTTTTTTGATTtgttgtaatatatatataacatacatATTACAATAACTATCAATTAGTTCTCACATAATAAAAAAAGAGATGTTTATTGGCTGAAAAGAGAGCCACTCGGCCACAACTATGGCTGATGCCACTTTCATTTTAGATTTAATTAAAATCTAAACCACTACATCATATTACATATATAGTTAATTATATAATTAACCAAACATACTGTACACTACCCAATGTGTTAAAAAGGATAAGAAAATAATAAAGGAACACAAGCTGCCCAAGGCAGACTCCAATCGCAGATTGGAGGAtgatttgaattgttttttttttttttatttatttcaaccGCCAACAACTCTATTAAATGGCAACCAACCCAACCCTAATCCATCCCTTATAAATACCCAAGGCCTCCCAAGTTTTTTACACTTTAGAAACACcttcacaactctctcaatcATCCAAAATCGCAGCTAAATTCTGAAGTTCGGACAGAAGCATAcaccttcacgaaaatgagcataacttgTTCATTTCTTGTCCGATttagtccattctttttcctatgtgcttggattgaccttggcttcgattccataggtttttcacagtaaataagtccctggaactctggcaaataggctccaaagtccactgttCGTTTCTGTTTTCATTTAATCTTTGTTAGACTTAACCAAACTTGAGttttctcatctcaaacctatgtcctaatgcttacaacctattttatggttggttaggcttaaaaataAGGTTGAGACatgttaaatcagaggttaaaacctcacaaacattctgttttagttagggttttacccacaagtagtgttcaagcatGAAgtttgatgaatgtgtgatggttggactagcttgggctatccttcatataAATCCACACACTACTTGATGTTTTcacatagattagttgttgttgttatttgatTATTTCTTGTAAGTttatgaccctccttgtatgtttttacatcaagtgtagtggtgaaccataagaggtacctaaatggaaacttgttcttcctacctcctacatgaattctatgacacaatagaggtacctaaatgaagatttatcttctacctcatgcttgattgatggactaaataataccaataatacttatacatatatttactattcgaactcttgatggtggacttgtgttcatttgtcaaagtattagaatacatcatccaagacataagacttgttacgattctaatgagtatattactcatgaaaacattaacctttaaggtttcatagtgtcaagaataagtacttggtgttaaaggatgattactttcgaatacatatattcttgtgttttaacttcctaaatccctaaACGAACATATTCAACCTactaacctcatcaacttcgtcacattggataatcggaaagccatgcaaatttgtgagtatactcgcaaccccctttttatgtttaccactttttggggtgtaacatgttttactattaaactacacttaaacttattctttatgcaatgcacaaaacaatccttatacatgaatactatgttatgatacttgatgcttacatggaccatacttatgtgatatgttttagtcattagctctcacgagcctcccttcgacatgtatagcgctataggagtaacgcaccaccccccttaaacttgggtcatgttgaattaattaaactttcttgcgtaaacagaggttggctagaaatattgcatgccatgttaggTTGATCTCATATAGACttagttgccatgtggattcgttttaaacttttatacttatacttatgcttaaacttgtatactcgcctttgctttttcattgaattgtattttaaacatgttacaggttgaggatgatgatgctatgaaatgaagtagcgttgatacctagatacacatatagacgtttaggtttaatcgttgtatcaattttgattatgttgtattgtatttcctttgaacttgacgttatttgaattctttgtaatgttgacgaatgaattatgaaatgaaatcggtttattaaatattgtcacaaatagcgtcatgatgtctctagcaatcttcacacttcgtctcatcccgatgtttccgccattggttggggtgtgacaggaagAGTTcgtaaaaattaaataaataaaaaaggaaagAATAACGCCGAACGAAAAAcatacgtaaaatcgttgaaccacgcatgCCTGTTGCAGGTTGTTAATGCGAataaattagaccgaaacgtaaaacgtaaaaaataataactaagtcgatctaggacctgTGCATtgtgacgaacttgtcaaacagaGAAAAATTAGAGGGGTTGTGACAGTCTATCAAAAGGGAAAAAACAGACggaaaaacgttgaaccccataCGCACGTTGTAGTGTGttgactcgcaaaatttagaacgaaaaaACAAAAAACTTGCGAAAAATTAAAAGTATGAGAcaccaaagttgaaaataaaaaaatgttacgaataaatttaaaaaatgaaaGGTATTGCGTTAAAAGTAAAGAAATTAACCAATGATCTCTTGGGGTAGTGGTCAAAGAGGAGGTGGGAAGCTTTGCTTCACttggaggtcttgggttcaaatcCAGGCAATGGGAAATTTTAATACTAAATTGGTGATACTAACTACTAACCCGATTAGCAACATCCTAACATACGccgttaaaaaaagtaaaaaaaataaagtggttaaatttaaaagattaaaacctttgtgttgaaaataaaaaaatcaattatttttTGAAAGACCCCCAATACATAGTGTACAAGTACATAAAGCAACTTTGTGTTGCTAATTTATATTATGGTAATGATACTAAATTGGTGATACTAACTACTAACCCGATTAGCAACATGCTAACCATACGCcgttaaaaaagtaaaaaaataaagtggttaaatttaaaaagattaaaacctttgtgttgaaaatgaaaaaaaccAATTATTTTTGAAAGACCCCCAATACATAGTGTACAAGTACATAAAGCAACTTTGTGTTGCTAATTTATATTTTGGTAATTGGTGATACTAACTACTAACCCGATTAGCAACATGCTAACCATACGCcgttaaaaaagtaaaaaaaataaagtggttaaatttaaaagattaaaacctttgtgttgaaaatgaaaaaaaccAATTATTTTTGAAAGAGCCCCAATACATAGTGTACAAGTACATAAAGCAACTTTGTGTTGCTAATTTATATTATGGTAATATACCATTGTTTTAATATAGCACATTTTAATTATAGTTATATATATAATCTTAAATTGAAAGGTCGGTGATCAACTTTCTGAGTTGACAAAATTTCACCCTAACTTTTCTTAATTGACAAAATCCCCTCTCAAATTTTTAACTTGACAAAAACCAACTTTATAACTTGATAAAAATGAGCCTTCTACTTTAAAGCTTGACAAAAAAACTCCCCCATACTTTCTAACTTCTTTTTAACATTCAAACTTTTGACATGTAACCCATTCTACCTCTACACTATAATGTCATAGGTAACCCTTAACTTTATAAATATCACTTGAACCCCTCAAGTTTCTAAAGTTTCGAGCTTACCCTAAACTAATTTCTTACACTTTTTTTTATGGATATGTCAATATAAATTCGAGTTCTTCTACGCTTTAACGTAATTTTTGTTTGAAAACGAGTTGGGTCAATTATTAAAtgtttttatgtacgttttgacgTAAGCTTTATTTGAAAACAAATCAGGTCAAATGTAATACGTTTTGATTCGACGGTATAAACTTGAGCTATcatacgttttgacgtaaatttagTTTGGAAAAAAGTTTGGTTGATTGTAGTCTATACGTTATCATTTCGCGTAtgacgccgccgcaacgcgcggtgGGTAAAAAAAAACTAGTTGATTTTAATAGTAAAAGTTATTAGACCATCCCCAACAAACATTAAAAAAGATGTTTAGTTAAGAGTCATGTGTAGACATTAATTAAGAGAATCAATTCATGCGGTGCGatttgttgtcacaccccaaccgatggcggaatcatcggggcgcggcactgagcaaagttgacttggactttgactttgactttgacattcgaaaacacggggtgttacatttgtGGGATAAAAAATAAGAAAACTTTCTAAGGTGAGTCACTCAACAGTCGCCGGGAAATAATCGTCCAGTCGCCGGTGGCTCGACGAAGACGAATAGCTTGGTTTAGCGTGCGAGTTTTGATACGGTTTACACTCTGGTTTGCAAATCCCGTCTTACCTTTCATTCTAAATCGTCTTTTCGTTTCTTCCATTCGCCTCCCGGGACTGTTTTTCTTCCTTAACTGCGATAAGTACTTCCTTTGGTCAGCTCTGGTCTTTGATTGCTTAGTAGGTCTGTCATTGGTTGCGGCTATCTTTATAGTCCAGCTTGATCGATACGAATCCTATTAACCTCTTAAAATTCTGTGTTTTGGCCAAATGGAAAGAGAGGAGGGAGAAATCAAAAACTCTGGTGAGAACTCAAATCAACACAGCAACCAACAAATGGAAGACCAAAGGAAAGAAAAAGCAATGACTTTCTATATCGCAAACATACACCCCCACATCTCTGATGGTGAACTATGGACTGAATGTAGGAATTATGGCTAAATTGTAGACGCTTACATAGCGAAGAAATTGGATAAAAGGGGTCAGCGATTTGGCTTTCTAAGTTTCGTCAAGATTACAGACGCCAATAAAATGGTAAAGGCTCTAAATCAGATCAGCTTTTACGGATGGAGAATTAGAGCAAATGTGGCAAGATTTGTGAAGATTGTAATAAACGATAAGGCAAACAAAGGAAAGAGATGGGTGGAAAAGTTGGGACAACAAGCAAATAATGAACACACCAGGCCTGTGGTAAAAGATACTGCAGCTTAAAAAAAAGGGGTGAGCTGGGCGGGGGTTGTGGCTGGTAAGAAGATACAACAGGAGGAAGAAAACGGACTTACTTTTGCTAATGAGTCAAAGGCCTACTTTAAATGGAAAGGAAAAGCAGTGCTGGGTGAACTTCAAGAGCTGGAACAACTCAGAGAAATCAAAAAAATGAGGAAGCATCTTGGTCTCAGGGATGATCAAGTGAGATATATCGGAGGTTTGAACGTGCTCTCCGTCTTCGATACAGAGGAACACATGGAGTTCTTGACGTCAAAAAATGAAGAAGTTTAGAATGTTTGGCTCAAAAGCGGAAAAAATGGAATGGGGAGTACATTCCGTTTCAAAGAATTTCATGGCTAAAAATCAGGGGTGTTCCAATGCAACTATGGATTGATGGCGTTTTTAATTGCATTGGTGAAAAGTTCGGGAGAGTGGTAAGACCATCTTATGCAAATGAAAATGATCTCAGTTTCAATTACGACTCGGTCGGCGTTCTGGTAAACCATGGGGCTACGATAAATGAAAAAACCACAATTAGGTGGAAGCATTTTCTGTATGAAGTCTGTGTTACGGAATCCAATCAATTCTGGGATCCGGATTTTGTTACGGAACTGGATACATATGACACTCCAGGAAAACCCACTTCACGGATTCATTCCGATGAAGAACAACCGACGGCGAAGATGGATATCGGCGAAGAAGTTGAAGGAGGACCAGATCCGGTAAGAAACTCGCCAGAAATTGGTGTAGGCATTGATGAAGGAAAACGGAACGACGAAATCAAGGAAACCGAGGCGCCGGCAAAGTCAGTCGAAGAGTTACCGTTGAATGATACGAGTTTCGAGGTAAACGTTTTAAATATGGCATCTAATAAGGGCGGCGATGTAGTAAACGATGCACATAAAGAAAATAACTCAGATGAGGTGAACACTGTGGTAAATAATGGGCCCAATAGCCAAACAGGGTGCTCTAGTGGGCCAAGAGTAAAAGCCCACAagaaaaggaaaagaattaaCCTAACAGAAGCCCGTAATGCAAGCTTGAGACCCAATGCGGATATTTGCAAAGGCAGGATACCAGATCTTAACATCGAGTTGTCGACGAATCAAGATTAAGGCCCAAAAGAAGAAATATTAATAAAAGAGGCAGGGCTTACATGAGGAGGAACAAGATCAGAATAAGGTTAGTAGAGGAAGAAATCGAAGACTTGGAACAAGGTGAAGGGGGTTTGGACGACGATCTAGAATCCGATTGGGAGGAAAGCTCGAACCAATAAAAGACACAATCAGGTACTGAAGTATTAGAAACGCAGGTAGCAAACAACCAGAACGGGAATAACAAGGAGGATATCGAGGAGGAAATTATGGCTAAAAAGAAGTTTGGGGAAAAAATTGGGATTGATTTGTCAAGAGTAGAGAATTTGATAAAGGAAGCTGCTGTAGAAGATCAGGTGGATGCAGGGCTACAATGAATTTTGGATCTTTAAACATTAAAGGTGCTGGTGGTGCTGGGAAAGCGGCAGGAGTAAGTGGTCTTTTATCGAAATTTAACCTTTCTTTTATAGCTCTACAGGAGACTCAATTCAGGAATTTACCGGAAAGCAAGATAAGAAAATTTTGGAATAACTCAGAGGTCGATTTCTCAAAAGTGGATGCGGACGGGAGATCGGGAGGTTTATTATCATTATGGAATCCAGGTATGTTTAAAAAAGAATTGGAAATAAAGAATCAAAACTATCTGTTAGTAAAGGGCAAAGTAGTTGGGGATGACATTGAATTGGTTATTGTAAATGTTTATGGCTTGACGATTTTAGCAAATAGGAGGAGAATGTGGGATGAATTGTTAGCTATTAAAAACGAAATAGCTGGATATTGGATTTTGATAGGTGACTTCAACGAAGTCAGGATACCAAAAGACAGATTTAACTCAGTTTTTGACGCAAGCGGAGCCATGAGTTTTAACAACTTTATAAGTAGTGGAGGCTTTCAGGAATATAATATGGGGGGTATGAAATACACTTTCTTATTAGAAGATGGTTCAAATTTAAGTAAGCTAGATAGAGTTCTAGTTTGTGGAAACTTTATGATGAAATGGCCAAACACAAATTTATTGGCATTAAATAGGGAAATTTCAGACCACAACCTTATTATATTATCGGCAGTCAATAACAGTTTCGGACCATCCTCGTTTAGACTATTCAATAATTGGTTCACAATGAACGGGTTTGATGATGCGGTGAGAAAAGGTTTGGAAAAATCGTGTGAGTCAAGGTTTAAAGATGAAGTGTTGGCTGTGAAACTAAAGGCAGTAAGAGATGAACTAAGAGTTTAGCGAAAACggaaaaaagaagaagatgaaaaggaactGGTAATAGCGCAAAACAAGCTGAGAATTCTGGACGGGCCAGCTGAAAGTAGACCGTTAATTGTGCCAGAATTGGCATCCTGGCAGGATTGtaagaaaataataaaagaatGGCACGATGTTCGGGCAATGGATATGCAGCAGAAGGCACGTTCACGTTGGGTGGAATTAGTAGACGAGAATACAAGCTATTTCCATGCTATTGTAAACAGTCATGTGGCAAGGAATATGATCAGTGGCTTATGGATAGAAGGGGAGTGGGTGACAGATCCAAATGTCATAAAGGATCAATTTTTGAAGACTTTCCAAGTAAAATTCAACGAGTCGGTAAGCACCAGACCTAGAACCGGATCAGATAGCTTCAAACGGTTAAACCCTGATCAAGCTAATCGCATAATAGCAACTTTTACTACGGAGGAAGTTCGAAAGGCTGTTTGGGAGTGCGCCGTAAACAAGGCCCCTGGGCCTGACGATATTACGATCAACCTAATAAAAACTTACTGGGAAGAGCTTAAGGAGCCGATAATGCAGGTCATGTCACAGTTCTTCACACATGGATCAATACATCACTCTTGCGGAGCATCGTTCATCGCAATCATCCCTAAGGTAACAGATCCTATGACCTTTTCTGATTTCAGACCGATATCACTAATTGGTGTGGTAAATAAAATTATATCGAAAGTACTAGCGAATAGAATGAAAGGGGTTATAAAAAGTGTGGTATCGAACGTCCAATCGGCTTTTGTGTCCGAAAGGAATATTGTTGATGGCCCTTTGGTAATCAACGAAGTAGTTGGGTGGGCAAAAAAGACAAAACGTAAGATTTTTGTGTTTAAAGCGGATATAGAAAAAGCTTATGACACGCTAAATTGGAAATTCTTAATCTCTATCTTAATACATATGGGATTTCCACCAAAATGGAGAAATTGGGTCATGGGAATCCTGTTTGCCGGAAGAGGTTCGGTATTAGTAAACGGATCCCCAACTGGTGAGTTCCAATATAAGAGGGTTTTGAGATAAGGGGACCCTTTATCCCCTTTTTTATTTATTGTGGCTATGGAAGCATTACACGTCATGATGGAAAGAGCGAAAAATATAAATGAGTATTTGGGCATAAAAATACCAAATAACGGCCCATACTTAACCCATATGTTATTTGCGGATGATTCGATATTTTTTGGGGAATGGGAGGAAAACAATGTAAAAAATCTAAGGAGACtacttagaatttttttttttatctctTATCGGGTTTAAAAGTTAACCCACGTAAAAGTCAAATATACGGAGTCGGTACTACCGAAGGGGAAGTCACACATATGGCATCGGTTTTTATGTGCAAAGCTGGGAAACTACCATTTATCTATCTCGGGTTAAAAGTAGGTGCAAACATGAATAGAGTAACACATTGGAAGGAGATAATAGAAACTTTCAATAAAAGGTTATCTAGTTGGAAGGCCAGGCACTTATCCTTTGCGGGCAGGGTAATCCTGGTAAAAGCAGTTCTTGGTAGCCTGCCAAACTATTATCTATCTCTATATAGGTGCCCAACAACTGTGTTGAAGACACTTGAAGGGATTAGAAGAAAGTTTTGTGGGGTGGGTGCATTGCGAATAACAAAATCAGGTGGGTTAGATGGGAAAGAGTGGTAGCATCAAGGGACTTCGACGGACTTGGCATCGGTAACATAAGAGATTTGAATTTGACTTTATTGCTAAAGTGGTGGTGGAGACTTTATAGGTAAGAACTATAAATTCATTGCATCATAGTAAAAGAAACGTAGTATCAGTACCGGTTAAAAAATTATTATTGGGAGTATGGAGAAATATTGGCGAGATAGACAAGGAATTCTTAAAAAATAACGTTGACGCAAACTCAAAATTAAGAAGTAAAGTTGGGCAGGGGGAAAAGACGATGTTCTGGTTAGACACATGGATTGGGAATGAACCGTGAAGTGAACAATTCCCCAATCTGTACCAATTAGCATCAAATAAGAGGGCTAGAGTTATTGATTGTTATCGATTGAACAGTGGGAATATTGTGTGGGATTGGGCATGGACGAGGGTACCGAATTGTGAAGAAGAAAAAAACGAGATGGAGGAGCTGGCGAACAGGTTACATCAATGCCCAACTTCATCAAATGGGGATGTATGGTTCTAGAGCGAGTCCGAGCAAAACGATTTCCAGGTAAAGGAGGTGAGACGGGTCACTAACCCAACAGATGGATCTAAACGAATCGGCACACAGCTTCTTTTGGAATAAATGGGCAACAAAGAAGAGTTTAATGTTTGTTTGGAGAGCTATAGAGGAAAAAATTCCAACAGCTTCGGCTTTATCACATAGAGGCATGAACTTGGTTGGAACAATGTGCAAAACGTGCGGGGCAGCAGAGGAAACAACGGCTCACATTTTATTACAACGCAATTTCGCGAAACGGGTTTGGGAGGAAACGACAAGGTGGATCAGGATACCTATGGTCAATACCGAAGGTAACCTAAAAGAGATGTTATCAGATCTAAACGAGTTACGACGCTCCAGAAAGATGAAGAAAG
It contains:
- the LOC110942810 gene encoding uncharacterized protein LOC110942810, which gives rise to MNFGSLNIKGAGGAGKAAGVSGLLSKFNLSFIALQETQFRNLPESKIRKFWNNSEVDFSKVDADGRSGGLLSLWNPGMFKKELEIKNQNYLLVKGKVVGDDIELVIVNVYGLTILANRRRMWDELLAIKNEIAGYWILIGDFNEVRIPKDRFNSVFDASGAMSFNNFISSGGFQEYNMGGMKYTFLLEDGSNLSKLDRVLVCGNFMMKWPNTNLLALNREISDHNLIILSAVNNSFGPSSFRLFNNWFTMNGFDDAVRKGLEKSCESRFKDEVLAVKLKAVRDELRV